One segment of Solanum lycopersicum chromosome 1, SLM_r2.1 DNA contains the following:
- the LOC101250749 gene encoding transcription termination factor MTEF18, mitochondrial — protein sequence MILQLLQLFQNSQNPLAIDPLCSSVQEKPTNSPECPPSILAGGKHFSTEFYIELLKRYFPTQSPEMLSRCKTPTLQSLCVTLKLQFFSTNAHQKLPTLSKIPAKYRPQAILQAQEVLTEYFHCTRSLPFCFAEYMGKNSRFSLLALVSKVPFSRNRFPNSIQRFLRYHPINEFEFFFESIGINHVEISSMLHVNKCFLCEDSKVFDASCSLACYGFPWNKLCILYKGDVSIFSKEPYELEERLSYIERYGFCNVAVIGISLAFPYVLGEKSEDEIGMLFDDLKRVFLDFDLASSVEGNVNAWFEICRKIAMFYELGCEKGKIGESMGRNKSIFIDYSEEVLAKKIDFFCRLDVRKEEIGLLVLSKPEILSFDLEVRMISTVGFLKHFGLGVNKRKLIAQTYQYIMGRNRIANVPHVLRSLDLNEWFFDRLKNGGHSLLGNYVIGSVEDFDEDYAEHLQKIQATRTPFHTLHKLNFLHGIGFGENKVTMKVLSLLHGPGDELQERFDCLLRGGIKLSTLCKMLTTCPKILNQKAEFLEQKIKFLFLDMGLSQKELCAFPSCLCYDLEKRIMPRCRFHKWLREQDWCRYKYSLASIVATSDKMFMARISDIHPDAPKKWSDSFSKENDSISC from the coding sequence ATGATACTGCAACTTCTTCAATTGTTCCAAAACAGTCAAAACCCACTGGCGATCGATCCCTTGTGCAGTTCAGTTCAAGAAAAGCCGACAAACTCACCGGAATGTCCTCCGTCAATACTCGCCGGAGGTAAACATTTTTCTACTGAATTCTATATAGAACTACTGAAACGCTACTTCCCAACCCAATCACCAGAAATGCTCTCTCGTTGTAAAACCCCAACACTTCAATCCCTCTGTGTAACTCTCAAGCTCCAATTTTTCTCTACAAATGCACACCAAAAGCTTCCAACACTGTCCAAGATTCCAGCAAAATATAGGCCCCAAGCGATTTTACAAGCTCAAGAAGTACTCACTGAATACTTCCATTGCACTAGATCCTTACCCTTCTGTTTTGCTGAGTACATGGGTAAAAACTCGCGATTTTCCCTTTTGGCTCTTGTTTCTAAAGTCCCATTTTCTCGTAATCGGTTTCCCAATTCAATTCAGAGGTTCTTAAGGTACCACCCCATTAATgaatttgagtttttctttgAGAGCATTGGTATAAATCACGTAGAAATTAGTTCTATGTTGCATGTGAACAAATGCTTCTTGTGTGAAGACAGTAAAGTTTTTGATGCTTCTTGTTCTCTTGCTTGTTATGGTTTCCCCTGGAACAAATTGTGTATTTTGTACAAAGGGGATGTTTCAATTTTTAGTAAAGAGCCTTATGAATTGGAAGAGAGGCTTTCGTATATTGAACGATATGGGTTTTGTAATGTTGCTGTTATTGGTATTTCCCTAGCTTTCCCATATGTCCTGGGTGAAAAGAGTGAGGATGAAATTGGTATGCTGTTTGATGATTTGAAAAGGGTGTTTCTGGATTTTGATCTTGCAAGTTCTGTAGAGGGAAATGTAAATGCTTGGTTTGAGATTTGTAGGAAAATTGCAATGTTTTATGAATTGGGTTGTGAGAAAGGGAAGATTGGTGAATCGATGGGAAGAAATAAAAGCATTTTTATTGATTACTCTGAAGAGGTTTTGGCTAaaaagattgattttttttgtagactAGACGTGAGAAAAGAAGAGATTGGACTTTTAGTTCTATCGAAGCCTgagattttgagttttgatttggaagttCGTATGATTTCGACGGTAGGATTTTTGAAACATTTTGGATTGGGTGTAAATAAACGAAAATTGATTGCCCAAACATACCAATACATTATGGGTAGAAATAGAATAGCTAATGTACCTCATGTTTTGAGATCATTGGATCTAAATGAATGGTTCTTTGACAGACTAAAAAATGGTGGTCATAGTCTTTTAGGTAACTATGTTATTGGCAGTGTTGAAGACTTTGACGAAGATTATGCAGAGCATTTGCAGAAAATTCAGGCGACGAGAACACCCTTTCATACCCttcataaattaaatttcttgcATGGGATTGGTTTTGGAGAAAACAAGGTGACTATGAAAGTGTTGTCTCTGTTGCATGGTCCAGGTGATGAGTTACAGGAACGGTTTGATTGCCTACTTCGTGGTGGAATTAAGTTATCGACACTCTGCAAAATGCTTACAACGTGTCCAAAGATTCTGAACCAGAAAGCTGAATTTCTtgagcaaaaaataaaatttcttttccTGGATATGGGATTATCACAGAAGGAGCTTTGTGCTTTCCCATCCTGTTTATGTTATGACTTGGAGAAGAGGATTATGCCCCGTTGCCGATTCCATAAGTGGCTTAGAGAACAGGATTGGTGTCGATATAAATATTCTCTTGCAAGTATTGTTGCCACTAGTGATAAAATGTTTATGGCTCGCATCTCTGACATTCATCCAGATGCCCCTAAAAAGTGGTCTGATAGTTTCTCAAAGGAAAATGACTCAATAAGTTGCTAA